The following proteins are encoded in a genomic region of Gemmatimonadota bacterium:
- the pyrB gene encoding aspartate carbamoyltransferase → MDSLFHVLEAQQFSRDVMNEIFDVTREMENVVSRYGSNILNRRIMATLFYEPSTRTRLSFEAAMYRLGGEVITTESAREFSSAAKGETLEDTIRIVEGYSDVIVLRHYEGGSARRAADAASVPIINAGDGPGQHPTQALLDVYTIQKEIGRLDGIHVALVGDLANGRTARSLAYLLTKYEGVKLYFVAPTVVRMRDDIKAYLTEHGVVFEEEEDLMSVMSKVDVVYQTRIQRERFGDRIQDYERARGKYIIDVETMSALSENAIVMHPLPRVDEIDPAVDTDPRAAYFRQAHNGVFIRMALLQMVLGV, encoded by the coding sequence ATGGATAGTCTGTTTCACGTGCTTGAGGCGCAGCAATTTAGCCGAGATGTTATGAATGAGATTTTTGACGTGACGCGCGAGATGGAGAATGTGGTTAGCCGTTATGGTTCGAATATTTTGAATCGGCGGATTATGGCGACGTTGTTTTATGAACCGAGTACGCGCACGCGGTTGTCTTTTGAAGCGGCGATGTATCGCCTGGGCGGCGAGGTGATTACGACGGAGAGCGCGCGGGAGTTTTCTTCGGCGGCAAAGGGAGAGACGCTGGAGGATACGATTCGTATTGTAGAGGGGTATTCCGATGTGATTGTGTTGCGGCACTACGAGGGTGGCTCTGCGCGGCGGGCAGCAGACGCGGCGTCGGTTCCCATTATCAATGCGGGCGACGGGCCAGGGCAGCATCCCACGCAGGCGCTTTTGGATGTGTACACGATTCAGAAGGAGATCGGCAGGTTAGATGGTATTCACGTGGCATTGGTCGGCGATCTGGCAAATGGTCGCACGGCGCGGTCGCTGGCTTATTTGTTGACGAAGTACGAAGGTGTGAAGTTGTATTTTGTCGCGCCAACTGTCGTGCGTATGAGAGATGATATCAAGGCGTATCTGACAGAACACGGGGTGGTGTTTGAGGAAGAAGAAGATCTTATGAGCGTGATGTCGAAGGTGGATGTGGTGTATCAGACGCGGATTCAGCGCGAGCGGTTTGGCGACCGGATACAAGATTACGAGCGGGCGCGGGGAAAATATATTATCGATGTGGAGACGATGTCGGCACTTTCGGAGAATGCGATTGTGATGCATCCCCTGCCCCGGGTGGATGAGATTGATCCGGCTGTTGATACAGATCCCCGCGCTGCGTATTTTCGCCAGGCACACAATGGTGTTTTTATTCGTATGGCGCTGTTGCAGATGGTGTTAGGGGTTTAA